The Schizosaccharomyces pombe strain 972h- genome assembly, chromosome: I genome contains a region encoding:
- the isp7 gene encoding 2-oxoglutarate-Fe(2+) oxygenase superfamily protein: MLSQLIERSTQYVREASLEEQNRIMPLIDFGPYVNQEPGAHERIIQQLRAACESTGFFQIVNSPISPDVVKNAFRASKQFFELPFDEKLTLSKDMFSNRGYELMEDFVLEGEEDSSSPLEISGIDFEAGSYPGEAPLPPSSIGYVLPPSSLANGEGSSMFDADMTTSNAVAHGDESISNEFRESFYFGNDNLSKDRLLRPFQGPNKWPSTAGSSFRKALVKYHDQMLAFANHVMSLLAESLELSPDAFDEFCSDPTTSIRLLRYPSSPNRLGVQEHTDADALTLMSQDNVKGLEILDPVSNCFLSVSPAPGALIANLGDIMAILTNNRYKSSMHRVCNNSGSDRYTIPFFLQGNIDYVVAPLPGLGPSTAEPIAVEDLLRDHFQNSYTSHTTSLEVA; this comes from the coding sequence ATGCTTTCGCAACTAATTGAACGCTCTACTCAGTATGTTCGTGAGGCCTCGTTGGAGGAACAAAATCGTATCATGCCCCTGATCGACTTCGGTCCGTACGTAAACCAAGAACCCGGTGCTCATGAGCGTATTATTCAACAACTTCGCGCCGCTTGTGAATCTACGggatttttccaaatcgTCAACTCCCCAATTAGTCCTGATGTTGTTAAAAATGCATTCCGCGCTTCAAAACAGTTTTTCGAGCTTCCTTTCGATGAGAAACTGACATTGAGTAAGGATATGTTCAGCAACCGTGGTTATGAGTTGATGGaggattttgttttggagGGCGAGGAAGATTCCTCTTCACCACTTGAAATTTCCGGTATTGACTTTGAAGCCGGTTCATATCCCGGTGAGGCTCCCTTACCTCCCTCCTCGATAGGATACGTTTTACCTCCAAGTTCGTTGGCTAACGGCGAGGGCTCTAGTATGTTTGATGCGGATATGACCACAAGCAATGCGGTTGCACATGGTGACGAATCCATTTCTAACGAATTTCGCGAAAGCTTCTACTTTGGTAATGATAACCTTTCCAAAGACCGCCTTCTTCGTCCTTTCCAGGGTCCCAACAAATGGCCTAGTACTGCTGGTTCCAGTTTCCGCAAGGCTCTTGTCAAATACCATGATCAAATGCTTGCCTTTGCCAACCATGTTATGTCGCTTTTGGCTGAATCATTGGAACTGTCTCCTGATGCGTTTGACGAGTTTTGTTCTGATCCCACTACCTCTATCCGCCTTCTTCGCTATCCATCTTCTCCTAATCGTCTAGGTGTTCAAGAGCACACGGATGCTGATGCGCTTACGCTTATGTCACAAGACAACGTTAAGGGATTGGAGATTTTGGATCCCGTATCCAATTGCTTTTTGTCTGTTTCTCCTGCTCCCGGCGCTCTCATTGCCAACCTTGGTGATATCATGGCCATCTTGACCAACAATCGTTACAAGTCCTCAATGCATCGTGTTTGCAACAACAGTGGCTCTGACCGCTATACAATTCCTTTCTTCCTTCAAGGAAACATTGATTATGTGGTTGCTCCGCTACCAGGACTTGGCCCATCGACTGCTGAACCAATTGCTGTGGAAGACTTGTTACGCGATCATTTCCAAAACAGCTATACTTCACATACCACCTCATTGGAAGTTGCATGA
- the mal2 gene encoding kinetochore protein mal2, producing the protein MDDEEGNATLIDEISVLEARRDVLLDELKSLDNATLSDLVQKPELSKNLSVNNEFLKETPLNQPALHYDRLSGISFFQPNDPEELSRKTLLVKNKKTGAIETAPSIPLLGVRFDIMLNPVNIGFTNLSENPISSASGMDEELEGGNRFDVPYYIIFRVFHDSFALYKYTIPSFLNIQEWADEYLTGKNPERFRIFLWKVDKLLTAYICRKNALLQINKSLTIDGTNISANLSCTHLVIQIPKVIQATLVCSSESTRVVKSRIYQYSDENWKRDHRLELSLLDNKRWVNILVSHLTAPESHASL; encoded by the coding sequence ATGGACGATGAAGAAGGCAATGCGACACTCATCGATGAAATTTCCGTCCTTGAAGCCAGAAGGGATGTATTGCTTGATGAATTAAAGTCTTTAGATAATGCGACACTGTCCGATCTCGTTCAGAAGCCCGAGTTgtccaaaaatttatctgtaaacaatgaattTCTGAAAGAGACTCCGTTAAATCAACCTGCACTGCATTATGATCGACTTTCTGgtatttcctttttccaaCCCAATGATCCTGAGGAGTTATCTAGAAAGACCCTTCtcgtaaaaaataaaaagacaGGAGCCATTGAGACTGCTCCTTCTATACCGCTTCTTGGTGTCCGGTTCGATATCATGTTGAATCCAGTAAATATAGGCTTTACGAATCTCTCAGAGAATCCAATATCTTCCGCCTCTGGCATGGACGAAGAACTAGAAGGTGGAAATAGATTTGATGTTCCctattatataatttttcgAGTATTTCACGACTCGTTTGctttatataaatatacgATTCCAAGCTTTCTGAACATACAAGAATGGGCTGACGAGTATTTGACTGGAAAGAACCCTGAAAGGTTTAGAATATTTTTGTGGAAAGTAGATAAATTATTGACCGCATATATCTGTCGTAAAAACGCACTTTTACAAATCAATAAGTCTTTGACAATTGATGGGACAAACATATCTGCCAATCTTTCTTGTACACATCTTGTCATTCAAATTCCGAAAGTCATTCAAGCTACCCTTGTTTGCTCTTCAGAATCCACTAGAGTGGTCAAATCAAGGATATATCAGTATTCTGATGAAAACTGGAAAAGAGATCACAGACTTGAACTATCTTTATTAGACAACAAACGTTGGGTTAATATACTTGTATCACACCTAACTGCTCCAGAAAGTCATGCTTCGTTATGA